From Methylococcus capsulatus:
TTGCTGCTCCGGTGCGGCGAGTGGTATGGGGCTGGGCGCCGGACTGACGGTCGCCGCCGGTACCGACGTCCGTGTCTGAGCGAGCTTTGCTTCGTTCGCCAGGCGCTGACGCACTCCCATGCGCCATGAGAACGCGAATACGGTGGCCAGGACGAGCAACGCCGCCAGGATTTTTTTGATCATCGAGCGGTCGATCCTCGAGGCAAAAGGGGACGGTTCGGTCTCACGGGCGACATTCTACCGGTTTTCGAAAGAGCCTCCCCAGCGCAGCAGCATTGCCGGCAGCAACGCGAGATTGAGGCAGGTGGAAGAGAAGAGGCCGCCGATGATGATGGCCGCCATCGGCCCCATGATTTCCCGTCCCGGGTTGTCGCTGCCGAGGGCGATGGGCAGCATCGCCAGCGCGGTCACCAGCGCCGTCATCAGAATCGAAGGCAGTCGCTCCTGGGCGCCCCGCACAGCGGTATCGAGATTCCATATTTGCCCTTCCCTCTCGACCAGATGACGGTAATGCGAAAGCAGCATGATGGTGTTGCGGACGGTGATGCCGAACAGAGTCACGAAACCGACCAGCGCGCCCACCGAAAGGCTGGCGCCGGAAATCCCTGCCGCCAGCACTCCGCCGGCCAATGAGAACGGCAGGTTGGCCAGGGCAATGGCGGTATGGCGTAAGCGGCCTATGGCGAGATAGGCGAGCACCAGTACGCCGCCACCGGCCAGGCAGGCGCGGGCGATCAGTTCGCGCCGGGCGACGCCCTGTTCGATCGCGGCGCCGGTTATTTCCGCATACACGCCGGCCGAATGCCCCAGTACCGTAGCCAACCGGGTCCGCAATTCCTCCAGGAACGAGGCCAGGTCGCGTCCCTCGACGCCGGCGGTTACAGTCTGGATGCGGCGGCCGCCGCGGTGCAGGATGTTGTAGCGCTCCCCGGTTTCGGAGACTTCGGCCACCTCGCCGAGGGTCACGAGCGTACCGTCCTGGCTTTTGAGCGGCAGTTCGCGCAGGCTGCCGAGCGATTGCCGGAAATCCGGCCGGAGGATGACGGACGTTTCGACGATGCGCTGGCCGAGCGGAAAGTGGCCAACGGTCCGGCCGGCGAAAGCAGTATCGACGGCATCCATGACGTCGGCCGGTCGTAGGCCCCAGAGTTGGAGCTGGTCGGGTCGCAGCCGGATTTCCGCCAGTGGCGAGCCGGGCGGCGAGCGCAACTGCACGTCCGCGGCTCCTATCATCTTGCCGATTTCGGCGGCGAGCTCGCGTGCTTTCCGGTCCAGCAGATCCAGGTCTTCGCCGTACAGATTGACGGCGACCGGCGAGGTGTAGCCTGAGATGGTTTCGTTGACCCGCTCGGTGAGGAAGGTGTTCACCTCGGCCCGTATCCCGGGGAAGGCGCCCAACCTGTCGCGCAGCCGGTCCAGCACGGCCTGTTGTTCGCTGCCGGACAGCGGGTGGAGGCGTACCTCGTATTCGCTGTAATGGCTGCCATAGGTATCGGCGCCGCGCTCGGCCCGCCCTGCCCACTGTGAGACCGATGCGACACCGGGGATCTGCAGGAGGGTGCGGACGATCAGGCCGCCGACGCGCAGCGATTCCTGGAGCGAGGTGCCGGGGAGGCTGGCCGTGTGCACGATATAGTGCCCCTCGCGCAGGCGCGGCAGGAAGTCGCCGCCCATGCCGGGTGCCAGCATCACGGCCAGGACACAGACCGCGAGGCTGCCGGCTGCGAGCTGGCCTGGCCGTTTCGCGGTCCGCCGCAGCCAGCGTCCGTAACGGGGCTGCAGCCAGCGGATCAGCGGTGGCGTTTCCGTCAGCTCTTGCGAACGCGCCAGCAGGGCGACGCAAAGCGCCGGCGTAACCGTCAGCGCCGTCGCCAGCGAGAGCAGGATGGCGACGATGTAGGCATAGCCGAGCGGTGCGAACAGACGGCCGGCGACACCGCCCAGCCCCAGCAGCGGCACGAACACCAGGGCCACGATGAAGCTGGCATAGACCACTGAGCCGCGGACTTCCATGGAGGCTTCATAAACAACCGCGAGCGCCGGCCGGGGCGATGCGGCGGCGCAGTTGTCCCGGAGCCGGCGAAAGATATTCTCGGTGTCGATGATGGCGTCGTCGACGACTTCGCCCAGGGCGATCGCCAGTCCCCCCAGCACCATGATATTCAGGCTGACGCCGAAGGCCTCGAGCACCACGAAGGCACCCAGCAGCGAAAGCGGGATCGCGACTGCGGAGATCACGGCGGTACGGACGTTGTACAGGAAGGCGTAGAGCACCGCCATCACCAGCAGGCCGCCCGCCAGCAGATGACCGGTGAGGTTGTCCAGTGCCCGCTCGATGTAGTCGGCGGGGCGGAACAGCCGGGGATGCAGTGTCACGCCTTGGCTGGCGAGCACCGGGGTGAGTTCTGCCAGCCCGCGTTCCACTTCGCGCGATACCTCCAAGGTGTTGGCGCCATGCTGCCCGATCACCATCATGACGATCCCGGCGGCGCCATTGACCGCGGCTGCACCGATCGGCGGCCGGGGGCCGAAAGCGACCGTCCCAACGTCCCGCAGCTTGAGTACCGCACCAGGCGAACGATGAAGGATGACGTTGCCCAGGCTTTCCGGGCTCAGCGGCAGTCCTGTGACCTGCAAGGCCAGCCGCTGATTCTCGTTTTCCACGAAGCCGGCGCCCTGGGTCCGGAATGACTGACGCACCGCCAGGCTCACGGCATTGAGGTCGAGGCCGAAGCGCTTGAGCCGGGCGGGGTCGACTTGCACCTGCAACTGCTGTATTTCGCCGCCGAAGACATTGACGTCGGCCACCCCTGGCACGGCGAGGAGGCGTGGCGCCACCACCCAGTCCGCCACGGTCCGCAGTTCCATCGGGCGGAGGGCTTCGGAGGTGAGACCAAGCGTCTGCACCGTCGCCGAGGAGGAGGACAGCGGCAGCAGGACCGGCGTGCCGGCACCTTCCGGAAGCTGCCCGGCCAACAGTGCCAGGCGCTCGCTCACCAATTGCCGGTCGCGGTAGATATCGGTTTCCTCACCGAACACCGCCGTCACCACCGACAGACCCTGGATCGACTCCGAGCGCAGGGTTTCCAACCCGACGATCCCGGCCAGCTTGCGCTCGATCGGCAGGGTCAGGAGGATCTCGACCTGGCGGGTGGTGAAGCCCGGAGCTTCGGTCTGCACCACCACCCGCTTGGCGGAGAATTCGGGAAAAACGTCCAATTTCGCTGTCGCCGCACGGTACAGGCCGTAGGCTGCCAGCAGCACGGCGAGCGCGATCACGACGCCGCTGCGGTGCACGGCGAAACGAACCAGCG
This genomic window contains:
- a CDS encoding efflux RND transporter permease subunit; this encodes MLGPLVRFAVHRSGVVIALAVLLAAYGLYRAATAKLDVFPEFSAKRVVVQTEAPGFTTRQVEILLTLPIERKLAGIVGLETLRSESIQGLSVVTAVFGEETDIYRDRQLVSERLALLAGQLPEGAGTPVLLPLSSSSATVQTLGLTSEALRPMELRTVADWVVAPRLLAVPGVADVNVFGGEIQQLQVQVDPARLKRFGLDLNAVSLAVRQSFRTQGAGFVENENQRLALQVTGLPLSPESLGNVILHRSPGAVLKLRDVGTVAFGPRPPIGAAAVNGAAGIVMMVIGQHGANTLEVSREVERGLAELTPVLASQGVTLHPRLFRPADYIERALDNLTGHLLAGGLLVMAVLYAFLYNVRTAVISAVAIPLSLLGAFVVLEAFGVSLNIMVLGGLAIALGEVVDDAIIDTENIFRRLRDNCAAASPRPALAVVYEASMEVRGSVVYASFIVALVFVPLLGLGGVAGRLFAPLGYAYIVAILLSLATALTVTPALCVALLARSQELTETPPLIRWLQPRYGRWLRRTAKRPGQLAAGSLAVCVLAVMLAPGMGGDFLPRLREGHYIVHTASLPGTSLQESLRVGGLIVRTLLQIPGVASVSQWAGRAERGADTYGSHYSEYEVRLHPLSGSEQQAVLDRLRDRLGAFPGIRAEVNTFLTERVNETISGYTSPVAVNLYGEDLDLLDRKARELAAEIGKMIGAADVQLRSPPGSPLAEIRLRPDQLQLWGLRPADVMDAVDTAFAGRTVGHFPLGQRIVETSVILRPDFRQSLGSLRELPLKSQDGTLVTLGEVAEVSETGERYNILHRGGRRIQTVTAGVEGRDLASFLEELRTRLATVLGHSAGVYAEITGAAIEQGVARRELIARACLAGGGVLVLAYLAIGRLRHTAIALANLPFSLAGGVLAAGISGASLSVGALVGFVTLFGITVRNTIMLLSHYRHLVEREGQIWNLDTAVRGAQERLPSILMTALVTALAMLPIALGSDNPGREIMGPMAAIIIGGLFSSTCLNLALLPAMLLRWGGSFENR